In the Sus scrofa isolate TJ Tabasco breed Duroc chromosome 6, Sscrofa11.1, whole genome shotgun sequence genome, one interval contains:
- the RPL11 gene encoding 60S ribosomal protein L11 (The RefSeq protein has 2 substitutions, 1 frameshift and aligns at 98% coverage compared to this genomic sequence): MAQDQGEKENPMRELRIRKLCLNICVGESGDRLTRAAKVLEQLTGQTPVFSKARYTVRSFGIRRNEKIAVHCTVRGAKAEEILEKGLKVREYELRKNNFSDTGNFGFGIQEHIDLGIKYDPSIGIYGLDFYVVLGRPGFSIADKKRRTGCIGAKHRISKEEAMRWFQQKHDGIILPGN, translated from the exons CAGGATCAAGGTGAAAAAGAAAACCCCATGCGGGAACTTCGCATCCGCAAGCTCTGCCTCAACATCTGCGTTGGGGAGAGTGGAGACAGACTGACCCGGGCAGCCAAGGTGCTGGAGCAGCTCACAGGCCAGACTCCTGTGT CCAAAG CTAGATACACCGTCAGATCCTTTGGCatcaggagaaatgaaaagattGCCGTCCACTGCACAGTCCGTGGGGCCAAGGCAGAAGAAATACTTGAGAAAGGTCTAAAG GTGCGAGAGTACGagttaagaaaaaataacttctCGGATACTGGAAACTTTGGTTTTGGGATCCAAGAACACATCGATCTGGGGATCAAATATGACCCAAGCATTGGTATCTACGGCCTGGACTTCTACGTG GTGCTGGGTAGGCCAGGTTTCAGCATCGCAGACAAGAAGCGCAGGACAGGCTGCATTGGGGCCAAACACAGAATCAGCAAAGAGGAGGCCATGCGCTGGTTCCAGCAGAAG TATGATGGGATCATCCTTCCTGGCAAATAA